Proteins encoded together in one Formosa sp. Hel3_A1_48 window:
- a CDS encoding TolC family protein — protein MHKLIYLIMLSFTVFAQDYPVLAFSLEEAVEHALLYNNTAQNSTSDVRLAQLQKWQTTSTGLPQINANISYNNWIQQQISLIPAEFFGGNVGEFTEVAFGTKQSMNGTLTISQKIFDGSYLVGLQAAKVYLEISKNAQEKTYTELRIAVTNSYGNILLTEENIKILNANITVIEKNIEDLEKVYENGMTEKENIEQLQLTRSGLISAKNYNLTLKDLAYAMFNLTIGVDTNATVVLTDSMEDLIALSEIKNTTIAKNSVENTIDFQIARNDLKSKELLLKLEKSKALPTINAFVNGTYSGNSNNFDFLDQSQKWFGASVFGLNMSIPLFSSLGRSALTQKAKINLEKSERDLNNLRQQILVKIKSAKNDLTFAKQDLVNKKQGLDLAKRIEQKNQIKFFEGLASSFELSQAQAQLYTAQQQYIQAMLYVLNKHIALDVLLNPNQIN, from the coding sequence ATGCATAAACTAATCTACTTGATAATGCTCTCGTTTACAGTTTTCGCTCAAGATTATCCTGTTTTAGCGTTTTCCTTGGAGGAAGCCGTAGAACATGCGCTTTTGTACAACAACACAGCGCAAAATAGCACAAGCGATGTGCGGTTAGCGCAACTGCAAAAGTGGCAAACAACCTCGACCGGTCTTCCTCAAATAAATGCTAATATTTCCTACAATAATTGGATACAACAACAAATCTCATTAATCCCAGCAGAATTTTTTGGAGGTAATGTAGGAGAATTTACGGAAGTGGCATTTGGAACAAAGCAAAGCATGAACGGAACATTGACCATAAGTCAAAAAATATTCGACGGCTCTTATTTAGTAGGCCTTCAGGCTGCAAAAGTCTATTTAGAGATTTCTAAAAATGCACAAGAAAAAACCTATACTGAATTAAGAATAGCGGTCACTAATTCATACGGCAACATTCTGCTAACAGAAGAAAATATTAAAATTCTAAATGCAAACATCACTGTAATTGAAAAGAATATAGAGGACCTTGAAAAAGTGTACGAGAATGGCATGACGGAGAAAGAAAATATAGAACAATTACAACTCACAAGATCTGGGCTCATCAGTGCTAAAAACTACAATCTTACGTTGAAAGATTTAGCCTATGCTATGTTCAATCTAACAATTGGAGTGGACACTAACGCAACTGTAGTGTTGACTGATAGTATGGAGGATTTAATAGCTCTTTCTGAAATTAAAAACACAACTATAGCCAAAAATAGTGTAGAAAATACAATTGATTTCCAAATTGCCCGAAATGATTTAAAATCTAAAGAACTCCTCTTAAAGCTCGAAAAAAGTAAAGCTTTACCAACTATTAATGCTTTTGTTAATGGTACTTATTCTGGTAACAGCAATAACTTTGATTTTTTAGATCAATCTCAAAAATGGTTCGGAGCATCTGTGTTTGGATTAAATATGTCTATCCCATTATTCAGTTCTTTAGGACGTTCGGCTTTAACACAAAAAGCAAAAATAAATCTAGAAAAATCCGAACGTGACCTCAACAATTTAAGACAGCAGATTCTCGTTAAAATTAAAAGCGCTAAGAACGATTTGACCTTTGCTAAACAAGACTTGGTGAATAAGAAACAAGGGCTAGATCTCGCCAAAAGGATAGAGCAAAAAAATCAAATAAAATTCTTTGAAGGTCTTGCCAGTAGTTTTGAATTGAGTCAGGCACAAGCTCAATTATACACCGCCCAGCAACAATATATCCAAGCCATGCTTTATGTACTAAACAAACACATAGCTTTGGATGTTTTATTAAACCCTAATCAAATAAATTGA
- a CDS encoding 2-oxoglutarate dehydrogenase E1 component: MDKYSFLNAAHTVYFADLYEQYQQDPDSVEPSWRAFFQGYDFGAENYGLNGEVVEGVSTQVPEHVQKEFQVVKLIDSYRTRGHLFTKTNPVRERRKYAPSLEIENFGLNQNDLSTTFNAGEILGIGPQTLFKIRTHLEAIYCDSIGIEYMYIRQPDEIQWIQNRLNQNDNHGQFSVEEKKHILKKLNEAVSFEHFLHTKYVGQKRFSLEGNESLIPALDALIEKAASYGVKEFVMGMAHRGRLSTLTNIFGKSAKDIFSEFDGKDYEEEVFDGDVKYHLGWTSDRLTDNGNRINLSIAPNPSHLETVGAVVEGITRAKQDQYYKDDFSKVLPIVVHGDAAIAGQGLIYEVVQMAKLDGYKTNGTIHIVVNNQIGFTTNYLDARSSTYCTDVGKVTLSPVLHVNADDVEAVVHAIRFALDFRMEFKRDVFIDLLGYRKYGHNEGDEPRFTQPKLYKAISKHQNPRAIYADKLIAEGIIDQAYIKLLEQNYKASLESELQDSRKEDKTVITPFMQDAWTSFSRARADRMLENVDTTYPKEKLAEIAKVISTLPSDKKFIRKIERLVQSRQTMFDQNKLDWAMAEHLAYGSLLQEGYDVRISGQDVERGTFSHRHAVVKVEDSEEEVVLLNNISSEQGEFHVYNSLLSEYGVLGFDYGYAMASPNTLGIWEAQFGDFSNGAQIMIDQYISCGEDKWKTPNGIVMLLPHGYEGQGAEHSSGRMERYLQLCAKDNMFVADCTTPANMFHLLRRQLKADYRKPLVVFTPKSLLRHPKVISSVDEFASGGFQPLIDDKTAQASKIETLVFVTGKFYYDLIERQEQLSRDDIAFVRIEQLFPLPEAEIEAVLSKYAKATDVVWAQEEPRNMGAYAHMLMHIAQAKHWRVASRRSYSAPAAGSATRSKKRHQEIIDFVFDQTKDNQRKKTKKK, encoded by the coding sequence ATGGATAAGTATTCCTTTTTAAACGCTGCTCACACTGTATATTTTGCCGATTTGTATGAACAATACCAGCAAGACCCGGACAGCGTTGAGCCCAGCTGGAGAGCTTTTTTTCAAGGGTACGATTTTGGTGCTGAAAATTATGGACTTAATGGTGAAGTGGTTGAAGGGGTAAGCACTCAAGTGCCAGAGCATGTTCAAAAAGAATTTCAGGTGGTCAAATTGATTGACTCCTACCGCACTAGAGGGCATTTGTTTACTAAGACCAATCCGGTTCGAGAACGAAGAAAATACGCGCCATCTCTTGAAATTGAAAATTTTGGACTAAACCAAAACGACCTTAGTACAACATTCAATGCAGGCGAAATATTAGGGATTGGTCCACAAACGTTATTCAAAATTCGAACGCATTTAGAAGCCATTTACTGTGATTCTATTGGAATAGAATACATGTACATTCGTCAACCTGATGAAATCCAATGGATTCAAAACCGACTAAATCAAAACGACAATCACGGACAATTTTCTGTTGAGGAGAAAAAACACATCTTAAAAAAACTCAATGAAGCTGTTTCGTTTGAGCATTTTTTACATACCAAATATGTAGGGCAAAAACGGTTTTCTCTTGAGGGGAATGAATCGCTTATACCTGCATTAGATGCGTTAATTGAAAAAGCAGCATCTTATGGGGTTAAAGAATTTGTAATGGGTATGGCTCACCGAGGGCGCTTAAGTACATTAACTAACATATTTGGAAAATCTGCTAAAGATATTTTCAGTGAATTTGATGGTAAGGATTATGAAGAGGAAGTCTTTGATGGCGATGTGAAATACCATCTTGGTTGGACAAGTGACCGTCTAACCGACAACGGAAACCGGATCAATTTAAGTATAGCCCCTAACCCTTCACATCTTGAAACTGTAGGAGCTGTTGTCGAAGGGATTACGCGAGCTAAACAAGACCAATACTACAAAGACGATTTTAGTAAAGTTTTACCAATAGTAGTTCATGGCGACGCTGCCATTGCAGGTCAGGGGTTAATATATGAGGTGGTTCAAATGGCTAAACTAGACGGCTATAAAACAAACGGTACTATTCATATTGTTGTAAACAATCAAATTGGATTCACAACCAATTATTTAGATGCTCGATCGAGCACCTATTGTACCGATGTAGGTAAAGTTACACTCTCTCCTGTATTGCATGTGAATGCCGATGACGTGGAAGCTGTTGTTCATGCAATTCGTTTTGCTTTAGACTTTCGAATGGAGTTCAAAAGAGATGTTTTTATCGATTTACTTGGGTACAGGAAATACGGGCACAACGAAGGGGACGAGCCGCGCTTTACTCAACCAAAATTATATAAAGCAATCTCAAAACACCAAAACCCCAGAGCTATATATGCAGACAAATTGATTGCTGAAGGGATTATCGACCAGGCATACATAAAGCTGCTTGAACAAAACTACAAAGCTAGCCTAGAATCTGAACTCCAAGATTCCAGAAAAGAAGATAAAACAGTCATTACCCCTTTTATGCAAGACGCTTGGACATCTTTTTCAAGAGCGCGCGCAGACCGCATGTTAGAGAACGTTGACACCACTTATCCAAAAGAAAAACTTGCCGAAATTGCAAAAGTCATATCCACTTTGCCAAGCGATAAAAAGTTTATTCGTAAAATAGAACGTTTGGTTCAGTCCCGTCAAACAATGTTTGATCAAAATAAATTAGATTGGGCTATGGCAGAGCATTTAGCTTATGGCTCTTTACTACAAGAGGGTTACGATGTTCGGATTTCTGGTCAGGATGTTGAACGTGGAACATTTTCACACCGTCATGCAGTAGTTAAAGTAGAAGATAGTGAAGAAGAAGTAGTCTTGCTAAATAATATATCTTCCGAACAAGGGGAGTTTCATGTTTACAACTCCTTATTGTCTGAGTATGGTGTATTAGGATTTGATTATGGCTACGCCATGGCGAGCCCTAATACCTTAGGTATTTGGGAAGCGCAATTTGGTGATTTCAGCAATGGTGCTCAGATTATGATCGATCAATACATCTCTTGTGGCGAAGACAAATGGAAAACACCAAATGGCATTGTTATGCTGTTGCCTCATGGATATGAAGGACAGGGCGCTGAGCATTCTTCGGGGCGTATGGAACGCTATTTACAACTTTGCGCCAAAGACAATATGTTTGTAGCAGATTGTACCACACCCGCTAATATGTTTCACCTTTTGAGACGACAATTGAAAGCAGATTACAGAAAACCATTGGTAGTGTTTACCCCTAAAAGTTTGTTGAGACACCCAAAAGTCATCTCATCAGTAGACGAATTTGCATCGGGAGGTTTTCAACCGTTAATTGATGATAAAACTGCACAAGCATCAAAAATTGAAACCTTAGTTTTTGTCACAGGTAAATTCTATTATGACTTAATCGAAAGACAAGAACAATTAAGTAGAGATGATATTGCGTTTGTACGCATCGAACAATTATTCCCGCTACCTGAAGCAGAAATTGAAGCAGTTCTTTCAAAATACGCTAAAGCAACAGATGTTGTTTGGGCTCAAGAAGAACCTAGAAATATGGGTGCTTATGCACACATGTTGATGCATATCGCACAAGCTAAACATTGGCGTGTTGCATCTAGAAGGAGTTATAGTGCACCTGCAGCAGGGAGTGCTACACGGTCGAAAAAGAGACACCAAGAAATTATTGATTTTGTTTTTGACCAAACAAAAGATAATCAAAGAAAAAAGACGAAAAAAAAATAG
- the odhB gene encoding 2-oxoglutarate dehydrogenase complex dihydrolipoyllysine-residue succinyltransferase, with translation MILEMKVPSPGESITEVEIAEWLVQDGDYVEKDQAIAEVDSDKATLELPAEESGTITLKAEEGDAVEVGAVVCLIDTSASKPEGIQPEVKEPSAPVAAAPVPVNTSNTTYASGAASPAAKKILAEKGIDTSAILGTGKDGRITKEDAVNAVPSMGQKVDVDGRGVKRSKLSMLRRKVAERLVSAKNETAMLTTFNEVDMSPIFELRKQYKETFKEKHGVGLGFMSFFTLAVVRALKLFPAVNSMIDGKEMISYDFCDISIAVSGPKGLMVPVIRNAENLSFRGVEAEVKRLAIRARDGQITVDEMTGGTFTISNGGVFGSMLSTPIINPPQSGILGMHNIIERPVAVDGKVVIRPMMYVALSYDHRIIDGKESVGFLVAVKEALENPQEHLMSNDVKKALEL, from the coding sequence ATGATTTTAGAAATGAAAGTGCCTTCGCCAGGCGAATCTATAACAGAGGTTGAAATTGCAGAGTGGCTAGTACAAGACGGCGATTATGTTGAAAAAGATCAAGCCATTGCAGAAGTGGACAGTGATAAAGCTACACTTGAGCTTCCAGCAGAGGAGAGCGGAACCATTACCCTGAAAGCGGAAGAGGGTGATGCTGTCGAAGTAGGTGCTGTTGTTTGTTTGATTGATACTAGCGCCTCAAAACCAGAAGGGATTCAGCCTGAGGTAAAAGAACCGTCTGCACCAGTTGCTGCTGCACCTGTGCCAGTAAATACCTCAAATACCACATATGCAAGTGGGGCCGCTAGCCCTGCTGCAAAGAAAATTTTGGCTGAGAAAGGAATTGATACTTCTGCAATTTTAGGGACTGGAAAAGATGGACGAATCACTAAAGAAGATGCTGTAAATGCAGTACCATCTATGGGTCAAAAAGTAGACGTAGATGGTCGTGGTGTTAAGCGATCCAAACTATCTATGCTGCGCAGAAAAGTTGCCGAACGATTAGTTTCAGCAAAAAACGAAACCGCCATGCTTACAACTTTTAACGAGGTTGATATGTCTCCAATCTTTGAGCTTAGAAAACAATACAAAGAAACGTTTAAAGAAAAACATGGTGTTGGTCTTGGCTTTATGAGTTTCTTTACTCTTGCAGTTGTTCGCGCCCTTAAGCTTTTCCCAGCTGTAAATTCAATGATTGATGGCAAAGAAATGATTTCTTACGATTTTTGTGATATCAGTATCGCTGTTTCAGGCCCTAAAGGCTTAATGGTTCCTGTGATTAGAAATGCTGAAAATTTATCATTCCGCGGGGTAGAAGCTGAAGTAAAACGCTTGGCTATTCGCGCCAGAGATGGTCAGATTACTGTCGATGAAATGACTGGAGGAACATTCACAATTTCTAACGGAGGAGTATTTGGTAGTATGCTTTCAACACCAATAATCAACCCTCCACAAAGCGGTATTTTAGGGATGCATAATATTATCGAACGTCCTGTAGCTGTAGATGGAAAGGTGGTCATCCGCCCTATGATGTATGTGGCCTTATCCTATGATCATCGTATTATTGATGGAAAAGAATCTGTAGGATTTTTAGTTGCAGTAAAAGAAGCCTTAGAAAACCCACAAGAGCATTTAATGAGTAATGACGTTAAAAAGGCATTGGAACTTTAA
- a CDS encoding efflux RND transporter periplasmic adaptor subunit — MKKISILLCFLLAASCGNSKKQSATLLELKVQKATLIDQIDSLSSILNSVESNISKLDTTKRLNVVTAVQAENKLFRHYIEVQGTVEAEQSVELYPERSGTITSIFVKEGQQVSKGQNLAQIDSSIIESSITELQTQLDLARTTFERQKRLWDQNIGSELQFLQTKAKKEGLENNLNSLREQAKKLKVTAPFSGIIDEIFIKEGGIANPQLPAVRLVNLSKVHVESDVTESYLKTVRKNTEVELFFPSIGKKVKAKIDQVGNFINPNNRSFKVRMNINNPNNELKANLLANVRINDFQNSGIVIPTKLIQKDRLDKKFVYTLQKQGNTFMVEKTYINTTLNYDNESFIEEGLTENILIVDKGFRLVKANENVILAE, encoded by the coding sequence ATGAAAAAGATAAGTATTTTGTTATGTTTTTTATTGGCTGCCTCTTGTGGGAACTCAAAAAAACAATCCGCAACACTTTTAGAGCTAAAAGTTCAAAAAGCGACTCTTATAGATCAAATCGACAGCTTAAGCTCTATTCTCAATTCCGTAGAATCTAACATTTCAAAACTAGATACAACCAAACGTCTGAATGTTGTCACAGCAGTTCAAGCAGAAAATAAATTGTTCCGTCATTATATTGAGGTTCAAGGTACTGTTGAAGCGGAGCAAAGTGTTGAATTGTACCCAGAACGCAGTGGTACTATCACCTCGATTTTTGTTAAAGAAGGGCAACAAGTCTCAAAAGGACAAAATTTAGCACAAATTGATAGTTCAATAATTGAAAGCTCAATAACTGAATTGCAAACGCAACTGGATTTAGCAAGAACAACTTTTGAACGCCAGAAACGTTTGTGGGATCAAAATATTGGAAGTGAACTTCAGTTTCTTCAAACTAAGGCCAAAAAAGAAGGCTTAGAAAACAACTTGAACAGCTTGAGAGAGCAAGCCAAAAAACTAAAAGTGACAGCCCCATTTTCAGGAATTATAGATGAAATTTTTATTAAAGAAGGTGGGATTGCTAACCCACAACTGCCCGCAGTGCGCTTGGTAAATTTAAGCAAGGTACATGTGGAAAGTGACGTTACCGAGTCGTACCTAAAAACAGTACGTAAAAATACTGAAGTTGAACTTTTCTTCCCCTCAATCGGAAAAAAAGTAAAAGCCAAAATTGACCAGGTTGGGAATTTTATAAATCCAAACAACAGAAGTTTTAAAGTCCGTATGAATATCAACAACCCCAATAATGAACTTAAGGCTAATTTGCTAGCCAATGTCCGTATTAATGATTTTCAAAACAGTGGAATTGTAATCCCAACCAAATTAATTCAAAAAGATCGTTTAGATAAAAAATTCGTCTACACGCTCCAAAAGCAAGGCAATACATTTATGGTTGAGAAAACATACATCAATACTACATTGAACTATGATAATGAGTCTTTCATTGAAGAGGGTTTAACAGAAAATATTTTGATTGTAGATAAAGGTTTTCGCTTAGTCAAAGCTAATGAAAATGTAATTTTAGCAGAATAA
- a CDS encoding TetR/AcrR family transcriptional regulator: MKKEIISKSEELFLSLGFKNVTMDDIASAMGISKKTIYANFSNKTELVRAVTFSVLEYIYQEIEKINKSAINPIEELYQIKMFVMDYLRNERGSAQFQLKKYYPKVFEQLEIKKFEKMHSSVENSLIKGVELELFRPIIDTAFISRVYFVGMSGIRDQSVFSEDMFDKNYLMESYLEYHLRAIVTEKGLGLLNKYIKQNKTQNA; encoded by the coding sequence ATGAAAAAAGAAATTATTTCTAAATCTGAAGAATTGTTTTTGTCCTTGGGGTTCAAAAATGTAACGATGGATGACATTGCCTCGGCTATGGGCATTTCCAAAAAAACGATTTATGCCAACTTTTCCAACAAAACCGAGCTCGTCAGGGCTGTGACATTTTCAGTGCTAGAATACATTTATCAGGAGATTGAAAAAATTAATAAATCAGCCATAAACCCCATTGAAGAATTGTATCAAATAAAAATGTTTGTGATGGACTATCTTAGAAACGAACGAGGTTCAGCACAATTTCAATTAAAAAAATACTATCCAAAAGTTTTTGAGCAATTAGAAATTAAAAAGTTCGAGAAAATGCATTCCTCTGTTGAAAACAGCCTAATAAAAGGAGTAGAATTAGAGTTGTTTAGGCCAATAATAGACACCGCTTTTATTTCCAGAGTTTACTTTGTGGGGATGTCGGGGATTCGTGACCAAAGTGTTTTTTCAGAAGATATGTTTGATAAAAATTATCTTATGGAAAGCTATTTGGAATATCATCTTAGAGCAATAGTCACAGAAAAAGGATTAGGTCTTCTCAATAAATACATTAAACAAAATAAAACCCAAAATGCATAA
- the polA gene encoding DNA polymerase I: MDKQKRLFLLDAYALIFRGYYAFIKNPRINSKGLDTSAILGFTNSLLDVIKRERPDHLAVCFDKGGSTDRIEMFPDYKANRDETPEGIKVAVPYIYKILEAMHIPIMVKEGYEADDIIGTLAKKAEREGFQTFMVTPDKDFAQLVSDNIFMYRPMFGGGYETWGIEEVKAKFEVQDPLQVIDFLGMKGDAVDNIPGLPGVGDKTAKKFINLYGSMEGLIENTHELKGKMKEKVEANAELGLLSKKLATILLDVPVAFDAKNFELDKPDHDKVNAIFQELEFRRLIENFRKTFAADTPKNQEEKPTKQAVPIKNNNSAGTGQFSLFDAPQDNESIEPSFKRASLKSVSHFYQFVESDLAFDLFFEQLQKQKSVCFDTETTHLDALQAELVGIAFSWEAHKGFYVPFPEDQLKAQLLIDKLRPFFENDTSEKIGQNLKYDLKVLRKYNLSVEGPLFDTMIAHYLINPDMRHNMNILAETYLNYSPQSIEELIGKKGKNQKTMREVPVKEVAEYAVEDADITFQLAQHFKKEMSDANTLNLFNSIEIPLIKVLADMELEGIRLNVDFLNGLSSDLDKDISALEESIYNKAGEVFNIASPKQLGVILFEKLKLVDKPKKTKTGQYSTAEDVLSYLAKDHEIIRAILEYRGLAKLKSTYVDALPEQVLSKTGHIHTEYLQTVAATGRLSSINPNLQNIPIRTERGRQVRKAFIPKDEHHILLAADYSQIELRVIAALSKEETMIQAFKNGEDIHASTASKVFNVPLEEVTREQRSNAKTVNFGIIYGVSAFGLSNQTDLSRTEAKTLIDTYYATYPKLRAYMADQVDFARDNGYVKTISERRRYLKDINSRNAVVRGAAERNAVNAPIQGSAADIIKIAMIRIHDKLKNGNYKSKMLLQVHDELVFDVYMPELERIKRLIKEEMESAHTLNVPLDVEIDMGANWLEAH; this comes from the coding sequence ATGGATAAACAAAAACGCTTATTTCTACTCGACGCCTATGCCCTTATTTTTAGAGGATACTATGCGTTTATCAAAAACCCGCGAATCAACTCCAAAGGGCTGGACACTTCGGCAATTCTTGGATTTACAAATTCCTTGTTGGATGTTATTAAAAGAGAACGGCCCGACCATTTAGCGGTATGCTTTGACAAAGGGGGTAGCACGGACCGAATTGAAATGTTTCCAGATTATAAAGCCAACCGTGATGAGACGCCAGAAGGTATAAAAGTTGCCGTCCCCTATATTTACAAAATTTTAGAAGCCATGCACATACCCATTATGGTAAAAGAAGGGTATGAAGCTGATGACATTATAGGGACGCTGGCTAAAAAGGCAGAAAGAGAAGGTTTTCAAACCTTTATGGTAACTCCTGACAAGGATTTTGCGCAGCTTGTTAGTGACAATATTTTCATGTACCGCCCCATGTTTGGCGGAGGCTATGAAACTTGGGGTATTGAGGAAGTTAAGGCAAAATTTGAAGTTCAAGACCCACTACAAGTAATCGACTTTTTAGGGATGAAAGGTGATGCAGTAGATAATATTCCTGGACTTCCTGGTGTAGGCGATAAAACAGCAAAAAAATTTATCAATCTTTATGGCAGTATGGAGGGATTGATTGAAAACACCCATGAACTGAAAGGGAAAATGAAAGAAAAAGTAGAAGCCAATGCCGAGTTAGGTCTACTTTCAAAAAAATTAGCTACAATTTTACTTGATGTCCCTGTTGCCTTTGATGCTAAAAATTTTGAATTGGATAAGCCTGATCATGACAAAGTGAATGCTATTTTTCAAGAGCTAGAATTTCGACGATTAATCGAAAACTTCAGAAAAACATTTGCAGCTGATACACCAAAAAATCAAGAGGAAAAACCAACAAAGCAAGCCGTGCCAATCAAGAATAATAACTCTGCAGGTACAGGACAGTTTTCACTTTTTGATGCCCCACAAGACAACGAAAGTATTGAACCTAGTTTCAAAAGAGCATCTCTAAAATCTGTATCTCATTTTTATCAATTTGTTGAAAGTGATCTTGCATTTGATTTGTTTTTTGAACAGCTTCAAAAACAAAAATCGGTTTGTTTCGATACAGAAACTACACATTTAGATGCTTTGCAAGCTGAACTAGTTGGGATTGCATTTTCGTGGGAAGCACATAAAGGATTTTATGTGCCTTTTCCTGAAGATCAGCTAAAAGCACAGCTATTAATAGATAAGTTAAGACCCTTTTTTGAAAATGATACTAGTGAAAAAATTGGACAAAACTTAAAATACGATCTCAAGGTTTTGCGCAAATATAATCTATCTGTTGAAGGTCCGCTTTTTGATACCATGATTGCCCACTACCTCATCAATCCTGACATGCGTCACAACATGAATATTCTAGCGGAAACCTATCTGAATTATTCCCCACAATCTATAGAAGAACTTATAGGTAAAAAAGGTAAAAATCAAAAAACAATGCGGGAGGTACCTGTAAAAGAGGTTGCAGAATACGCTGTAGAAGATGCCGACATCACCTTCCAATTGGCTCAACATTTTAAAAAGGAAATGTCCGATGCGAATACACTAAATTTATTTAATTCTATTGAAATTCCATTGATCAAGGTATTGGCGGATATGGAGTTGGAAGGCATTCGTTTGAATGTTGATTTTCTAAATGGCTTGTCCTCAGATTTAGATAAGGATATTAGTGCATTAGAGGAATCTATTTACAACAAAGCAGGAGAAGTTTTTAATATTGCTTCTCCAAAACAACTGGGGGTAATTCTTTTTGAGAAATTAAAACTAGTTGATAAACCTAAAAAAACTAAAACGGGTCAATACAGCACCGCAGAAGATGTGTTGTCTTACTTAGCAAAAGACCACGAAATTATTAGAGCCATTTTAGAATACAGAGGATTAGCAAAGCTAAAAAGCACTTATGTAGACGCTCTTCCAGAGCAAGTTCTGAGCAAAACAGGGCATATCCATACTGAGTATTTACAAACTGTGGCTGCGACAGGGCGTTTAAGTAGTATCAATCCGAATTTGCAAAATATTCCCATTCGTACAGAGCGTGGTCGCCAAGTGCGAAAAGCTTTTATCCCCAAAGACGAACACCACATTTTATTAGCTGCCGATTATTCTCAAATTGAGCTTCGAGTAATTGCCGCCTTGAGCAAAGAGGAAACCATGATTCAAGCATTCAAGAATGGGGAAGATATTCATGCCTCTACGGCCTCAAAAGTGTTTAATGTGCCTTTGGAAGAAGTCACAAGAGAGCAGCGAAGCAATGCCAAAACTGTAAATTTTGGTATTATTTATGGAGTTTCGGCCTTTGGTCTAAGTAATCAAACGGATTTAAGTAGAACCGAAGCCAAGACACTTATAGATACTTACTATGCAACCTATCCAAAACTTCGTGCATACATGGCTGATCAAGTAGATTTTGCTCGAGATAACGGCTATGTCAAAACTATTTCTGAACGCAGAAGGTATTTGAAAGACATCAACTCAAGAAACGCGGTGGTGCGCGGAGCAGCTGAGCGCAATGCTGTAAATGCGCCAATTCAGGGCAGTGCAGCTGATATCATTAAAATAGCAATGATTCGAATTCACGACAAACTCAAAAATGGGAATTATAAATCAAAAATGCTTTTACAAGTTCATGATGAACTTGTTTTTGATGTCTATATGCCTGAACTAGAACGCATCAAAAGATTAATCAAGGAGGAAATGGAGAGTGCCCATACACTAAATGTTCCCTTAGATGTGGAAATAGATATGGGTGCAAATTGGTTAGAGGCGCATTAA
- a CDS encoding polyprenyl synthetase family protein — MKSIKQYQEQFVAYLEHYNRIRSPRNLYDPVQYILKLGGKRLRPTLTLMTADCFEGDVSASLDAALAIEIFHNFSLIHDDIMDNAPLRRGQQTVHEKWGLNTGILSGDAMLIMAYQLFESYNAEQFQQLTTLFSKTALQVCEGQQYDVDFETRYDVTIPEYTKMIEYKTAVLVAAAMQMGAIVAKASEESQKKCYAFGRNLGIAFQLQDDYLDAFGDPETFGKQVGGDIIENKKTYLVLKVMELGSNQNKAKLQALYQNASIDSDQKIAKVLQIFSESGAAEATKQAIESYTQIAFDDLESLDIKPENKELLRSFGAQLMTRTS; from the coding sequence ATGAAATCTATCAAACAGTATCAAGAACAATTTGTCGCTTATTTAGAGCACTATAACCGTATCCGATCACCTCGGAATTTATACGATCCGGTTCAGTATATTCTAAAATTAGGAGGAAAGCGTTTACGACCAACTTTAACATTGATGACGGCAGACTGTTTTGAAGGAGATGTTTCTGCTTCCTTAGATGCAGCTTTAGCCATTGAAATCTTCCATAACTTTTCACTTATACACGATGATATTATGGACAATGCCCCTTTGCGCAGAGGCCAACAAACCGTTCATGAAAAGTGGGGCTTGAACACAGGAATACTTTCTGGAGATGCGATGCTCATCATGGCTTATCAGCTTTTTGAATCGTACAACGCAGAGCAATTTCAGCAGTTGACGACTTTGTTCAGCAAAACAGCGCTGCAGGTTTGTGAGGGGCAGCAATACGATGTTGATTTTGAAACACGTTATGATGTAACGATTCCTGAGTATACAAAAATGATTGAATATAAAACTGCCGTTTTGGTAGCCGCAGCGATGCAAATGGGCGCTATAGTAGCCAAAGCATCTGAGGAGTCTCAGAAAAAGTGCTACGCATTTGGCAGAAATTTAGGGATAGCATTTCAGCTTCAAGACGATTACCTTGATGCATTTGGGGATCCAGAAACATTTGGCAAACAAGTAGGGGGTGATATAATAGAAAACAAAAAGACCTATCTCGTTCTCAAGGTTATGGAACTTGGATCAAATCAAAATAAAGCAAAATTACAAGCGCTTTACCAAAACGCATCTATTGATTCAGATCAAAAGATAGCTAAGGTCCTACAGATTTTTAGCGAAAGTGGAGCTGCAGAAGCAACAAAACAAGCCATAGAAAGTTACACTCAAATAGCTTTTGATGATCTGGAGTCTTTAGACATAAAGCCAGAAAATAAAGAATTACTTCGTAGTTTCGGAGCTCAATTGATGACAAGAACGTCTTAA